DNA sequence from the Candidatus Poribacteria bacterium genome:
TCTACCCATTGGTTCACAGAGTTATTTAACTTTACAGTGTTAATTATATCAGGTATTTTTATTTTTGTCAAATAATTTTTGCGCGGGACTTCGATATGGATCGCGAGCAGTCCCGCGGCAATCGTGGCGCGGGATTCTGTCTCGGCTTTACTGCGTTAGGTGTGGCATCCTCACGGGTATCCAGTTCAGTGTTCCCGTCGGTTGCCGGTGGCTTTAGAACTCGTCTTCCTGCTGCCATGGGTCTGTCTGATAGTAAGCGTCTGCCGTTCTGCGATCGAGGTCTTGTGCGCGTGTGATGTCGTACAAGCTCTGTTTGAGTGCGTCAGGCGCGTCTTCTGGGAGCAAGATTTCCGTTTGATCTGAAGCCCTGTTGATCCCTTCCACCCATCGGATTTCCACCTCGACCTTCAACGCCCGGCACTGTTCAAGAAACCGATAGGTTCCGGGTGCCGCATTATGCTTGATCTCGAAGTACTGTTGGATAGCCGCTTCGCCTTTCTTCGAGATGGCGGCGGGCGGGCACCAAGCGATTCTGAAAGCACCGGTCAATACACCTTGGACGAATTCAAATTGAGCAGTCAATATTTTTCTCACGATTTTTCGCACCTCCGCGATATGCGTGAAGTTATCGGTTTTGGGACTCTGATCAGAAAGACAATCCCGAAACCTGTTAGATAATTCGGTACTCCTGTGCCGAGACGCAGCCGACACTTCTGGGGACCACGCATCCTGCTGCGTATACCGTTTCGGTGTGGTGGTCGCCTCTTTATAACTTAAGGACACAGTTTTAGCAGAAAAAAGTGCAGAAATCGTGAAAAAACCTTTCGTTCAAGTTTTCGTTTACCTCATGCTACCAAAGTAGTTCTCTTTCTACCATACTTTGATTATCAAACTCAAATTGGAGAATAGATATTAATGTATCCAACGATTGTTGATTTCGGTTTCGTCGGCATTCACTCCTTCGGGTTGATGTTGTTCACTGCGTTTATTACATCTGGTATTGTGATACAATCCGAATTGAAGCGACGCGGTTTCGCCCCGGAACTTGCCTCAGCTATCGTTATGGCTGCGGCAATCGGTGGCATTGTGGGTGCGAAACTCTATTCTGCCCTTCTCGACGGTCAGATCACTTTTCAAGAGCTCTTTTCAACGAGCGGGATAGTCTGGTATGGCGGGTTCATCGGTGGGTGTCTCGCTGTTATTATTGTGATCGTTCGCTCTTCAAATCCATTCCTACCGACAATCGACATCGTCGGTCCGACGGTTATCCTCGGATACGGCATCGGTAGGATCGGATGTTTGCTCGCGGGGGACGGTGACTATGGACCGCCCTCCGACCTCCCGTGGGCGCTGGCGTTTCCTAATGGTACTGTTCCAACCGATGTCCCTGTCCATCCGACCCCTATATACGAGACGCTTCTGTCGTGGGCATTTTTTGGCATCCTCTGGTCTCAGCGTCGTAAGTTTGAGGGGACTCCGGGTGTCGTGTTTGGTGCGAGTCTTGTATTGTTAGGCGTGGAACGGTTTATCGCAGAGTTTTGGCGGATCACGCCGCGCGTGCTCGGATGGATGTCAGCAGCACAACTTTTCAGTATTGGGGCGTTTATTTTCGGGATCGTGCTCATTCTCTGGATGTTCACCCATCCCCGTTCAGTGGAAGGCGAGGTACGGGAACCTCGCCAGCGAGACAGCCGCACGTGAAAAACCACATCAGCATAACAGAAGTCGTAGGGGACACCAGCGACGGTAGGCGGCAATCAGCATCTGGAGGAAATATGAAGATTTTTGGCATAATCATATAAAGGGTCTTTGCAGTATAGTCCATACGGTTTCAAGCGGATATGAAAAACGGCTCAAGCCAAGTTATTACTGGGTTCAAGCCGATTTAGAAAATGTCTGATATTTGCGCTTATCGGACGCTTTTGAGGCGTCCCCATGTGGTTGTGAGCTTGGCTTTAGGCTCTACGGGAAAACTATCATCGCCGAAGAACTCAATTTCGCCAATTTGAAAGTACGCCCCAGCCGGGTTCGATGCCGTGTCAAAAGTAACATGCCGAAAAAAGCGATACCCGGTCTTTTGAACGTCGTAATCTTCACCTGCCTCAAAAAGGACGACTTGCAGTCGCTGCTCCCAAAAGCTTTTCCCGTCGTGAGCATAGATGGTCGTAAACTCCTCGCCGTCGTTCGACCCCTGAACCTCCCACACTGTCGGGTCCCTCGGAGGAACATCGTTCGCTGAAGATACGGTGANNNNNNNNNNNNNNNNNNNNNNNNNNNNNNNNNNNNNNNNNNNNNNNNNNNNNNNNNNNNNNNNNNNNNNNNNNNNNNNNNNNNNNNNNNNNNNNNNNNNNNNNNNNNNNNNNNNNNNNNNNNNNNNNNNCGTTGGCTGAGAAAATGGCGTTGTAACCGTCATCTGATTCAGGTTCACCATCGTCTTCTGGGTCGGTTAGGTCTCCTCCAAGCAGTGAATCCGTTCCTTCTCCCAAGACTTCCTCCGCCTGTGCCATGTCGCTCGTGCTGATAACACAAAAAGCTATCATCAACACAAATCCTGCTAATACTGACATAATTTTCATGCTGTTCAATCTCCTATAGAAATGAATCTCACTTTTACGTGAGTTTCCACTTCTCATATAACTCTAACGTGAATCTGATAATAAAATGCGAGTTCGCTTTAATCACTTTTCATCTGTAAAAAAGGTGGATTATTGTAGCATAAACTGTTAGTTTGTACCGTTTTTTGCCAAAACTGACTGAGGACGCTACGGGTATTTTTTTTAAACTCACATTAACTCTAAAATACACTGATAGAATAACACATACACAACCCCATTTTCAAGGAAATGAACAGAATCTTTCAAGGCATCGCACACCAAACACCGTTGAACATAATCCATAACCAAAAGCGGGTGTGAAGTCTACTTATGACCCCGCCTACGTAGAGATATTACCAGAGAAGAAATTGTTTGAATGCATAGGGAATCCTATTGTATACTAAGGAGTAGAGTCTACAGCGTATACAACTCAACCAAGAAAACCGCTTATTGCAAACATTTATTAAAAGGAGAATGAATGGATACAAATACGACTCCTGAAGAGCAGAATTTTGGACTGACGCCTGAAGAACGAACCTCTTGGGATGAGAACGGATACTTTATCCGTTACGACGTTTTTTCAAAAGAAGAAAACGACCTTTTAACCCAAGTCGCTGATGACATTGCTCTCGGCAAAATCCCCTTCCCAGATCATCGTATCTTTCAAAACGCTTTAGTCAGAGATGGGAAAGTTGAAGCATCGGGTGTCAACGCGATGCACAGTATCCATCAAATGAACCTTTATTCTCCTGAATTTCTCGCACGCACACGTGATCCGCGTCTCACCGACCCCGTTGTGGACATACTCGGTCCAGATCTCCTCGGTCTCAACAGTCTTTATATTTGGAAACCACCAAAAATTGGTCTCGGTTTTCCATGGCATCAAGATAGATGGTATACTCGACCCCAGTTCAAAACCGAAACGACTGTCGGAACATGGACTGCGATTGATACGTCAGATACGGAAAACGGGTGTCTCTACGTTATCCCGGGTAGCCACAAAACAGGCATTCTTGAGCATGATGACCTTGAAGGCTCACAACAACAGGAGTTTAAACAGGCACTCGGTGCCAAGGACGAAGATGGAGTCGCTGTTGAAATTCCACCCGGAAGTGTCATTTTTTTCGACAATCGAATCCTCCATAAGAGCACGGATAACAACACAGAACGTTTTCGACGAAGTAACATCGCGCATTATATCAGTGCCAAAGCAGAACGAGTTCCACATAAGAATTACATGCGTCCTCTTATGTGGGTTAGAGGTAAAATATACCCAACGCTGTCTGATGGCATCTACTGTGACCCTTTACCGATTACAGAATCCGAGTAGTATAGCATAGGGTGAATGGCTGAGAATCCAGAACCATACCGTATAGAATTCATCAATAGGAGAATGAGTGAATACAAAAACAACATCCG
Encoded proteins:
- a CDS encoding prolipoprotein diacylglyceryl transferase; translation: MYPTIVDFGFVGIHSFGLMLFTAFITSGIVIQSELKRRGFAPELASAIVMAAAIGGIVGAKLYSALLDGQITFQELFSTSGIVWYGGFIGGCLAVIIVIVRSSNPFLPTIDIVGPTVILGYGIGRIGCLLAGDGDYGPPSDLPWALAFPNGTVPTDVPVHPTPIYETLLSWAFFGILWSQRRKFEGTPGVVFGASLVLLGVERFIAEFWRITPRVLGWMSAAQLFSIGAFIFGIVLILWMFTHPRSVEGEVREPRQRDSRT
- a CDS encoding phytanoyl-CoA dioxygenase family protein, which codes for MDTNTTPEEQNFGLTPEERTSWDENGYFIRYDVFSKEENDLLTQVADDIALGKIPFPDHRIFQNALVRDGKVEASGVNAMHSIHQMNLYSPEFLARTRDPRLTDPVVDILGPDLLGLNSLYIWKPPKIGLGFPWHQDRWYTRPQFKTETTVGTWTAIDTSDTENGCLYVIPGSHKTGILEHDDLEGSQQQEFKQALGAKDEDGVAVEIPPGSVIFFDNRILHKSTDNNTERFRRSNIAHYISAKAERVPHKNYMRPLMWVRGKIYPTLSDGIYCDPLPITESE